From the Primulina tabacum isolate GXHZ01 chromosome 3, ASM2559414v2, whole genome shotgun sequence genome, one window contains:
- the LOC142540838 gene encoding putative boron transporter 2 codes for MEETFVPLRGIKNDLKGRLLCYKQDWIGGLRAGIRILAPTTYIFFASAIPVISFGEQLERNTDGTLTAVQTLASTSLCGVIHSVFGGQPLLILGVAEPTVLMYTFMFNFAKDRKDLGQKLFLAWTGWVCVWTALLLFLLAILGACSLINRFTRVAGELFGLLIAMLFMQQAIRGAVEEFGIPQRENANETALSQSWRFGNGMFALVLSFGLLLTALRSRKARSWRYGAGWLRGFIADYGVPLMVLVWTGVSYIPVNDVPRGIPRRLVSPNPWSAGAYSNWTVMKDMMNVPLLYIIGAFIPATMIAVLYYFDHSVASQLSQQKEFNLKKPSSYHYDLLLLGFLVILCGLIGIPPSNGVIPQSPMHTKSLATLKHQLLRNKLSSTARESIKKNANLSQLYQSMKEAYNEMQTPLVFQTPPALGLKELKDSTIQQASTSGYMDAPVDESVFDVDKDIDDLLPMEVKEQRLSNLLQSLLSGACVAAMPLLKKIPTSVLWGYFAFMAIESLPGNQFWERILLLFTAPSRRYKVLEEYHATFVETVPFKTIAIFTLFQTVYLLLCFGLTWIPIAGVLFPLLIMLLVPVRQYVLPKFFKGAHLTDLDAAEYEEAPAITYNLSFEDQGTHGRSPNIDSAEVLDEIITRSRGEIRHAHSPKITSSTLSPHEEMRSVYSPRLSQMASPRLTEARTERSTRSSGKGFEIKQTPSPRPSPLGKSSHSSSSSMT; via the exons ATGGAGGAAACGTTTGTTCCATTACGAGGAataaaaaatgatcttaaagGAAGGCTTCTCTGCTATAAACAAGATTGGATTGGTGGATTGCGTGCCGGTATCAG GATTTTGGCTCCAACAACATATATATTCTTTGCATCAGCAATTCCAGTTATATCTTTTGGGGAGCAACTAGAAAGAAACACCG ATGGAACCTTGACTGCAGTGCAAACACTTGCATCAACATCACTTTGTGGTGTGATTCACTCAGTTTTTGGAGGACAACCGCTGCTTATACTGGGCGTAGCTGAGCCAACAGTTTTAATGTACACTTTCATGTTCAATTTCGCCAAAGATCGCAAAGATTTGGGGCAGAAGCTTTTTTTAGCTTGGACGGGATG GGTCTGCGTGTGGACAGCACTTTTGCTTTTCTTGCTGGCCATCTTGGGGGCATGCTCATTGATCAATCGATTTACTCGAGTGGCTGGTGAATTATTTGGCCTCTTAATTGCAATGCTTTTCATGCAGCAGGCGATTCGT GGAGCTGTGGAAGAATTTGGAATTCCTCAAAGAGAAAATGCAAATGAAACTGCACTGTCACAATCCTGGCGCTTCGGAAATGGAATGTTTGCACTGGTTCTGTCATTTGGCCTTCTTCTTACTGCGCTTAGGAGCCGTAAAGCTAGGTCCTGGCGGTATGGAGCAG GATGGCTGCGAGGATTTATTGCAGACTATGGTGTCCCGTTGATGGTGCTTGTGTGGACTGGTGTATCGTATATACCAGTTAATGATGTTCCAAGAGGAATACCACGTCGACTTGTTAGCCCAAATCCATGGTCTGCAGGTGCCTACTCAAATTGGACAGTCATGAAG GATATGATGAATGTTCCTTTACTTTATATTATTGGAGCATTTATTCCAGCCACAATGATCGCTGTACTTTACTACTTCGATCATAGTGTTGCATCTCAGCTTTCCCAACAAAAAGAGTTCAATCTAAAGAAGCCTTCCTCTTATCACTATGATCTTCTTCTATTGGGTTTTTTG GTCATATTGTGTGGTCTTATTGGCATTCCTCCCTCCAATGGCGTTATTCCACAATCCCCAATGCATACCAAAAGTTTGGCCACTCTGAAGCATCAG CTTTTGCGGAACAAGCTATCTTCAACAGCTAGAGAAAGcattaaaaaaaatgcaaatttgtCTCAGCTGTATCAGAGCATGAAAGAAGCTTACAATGAAATGCAAACACCTCTTGTTTTTCAAACTCCACCTGCTCTG GgactgaaagagttgaaagattcAACAATCCAACAAGCCTCTACAAGTGGTTACATGGATGCCCCTGTAGATGAGTCGGTTTTCGACGTGGATAAGGATATTGATGATCTTTTACCCATGGAAGTTAAAGAACAACGCCTAAGCAATCTACTTCAATCATTGTTATCTGGAGCATGTGTTGCTGCCATGCCCCTTTTAAAAAAGATTCCAACTTCAGTCCTTTGGGGTTACTTCGCCTTCATGGCTATCGAAAGTTTGCCTGGAAATCAATTTTGGGAGAGAATATTACTGCTCTTTACTGCTCCTAGTCGACGATACAA AGTGTTGGAAGAGTATCATGCAACCTTCGTGGAGACAGTACCGTTTAAAACAATAGCCATTTTCACCTTGTTTCAGACGGTGTACTTGCTTCTTTGCTTTGGATTAACTTGGATCCCAATTGCTGGTGTCCTTTTCCCCCTGTTGATTATGCTTCTTGTCCCCGTACGACAGTATGTACTTCCCAAGTTTTTCAAAGGAGCTCATTTAACAGATTTAGATGCTGCAGAGTATGAAGAAGCCCCTGCCATAACTTATAATTTATCCTTTGAA GATCAAGGCACACATGGACGATCCCCAAATATTGATAGTGCTGAGGTATTAGATGAAATTATCACAAGAAGTCGTGGTGAGATACGGCATGCTCATAGCCCGAAAATAACGAGTTCCACCCTATCACCCCATGAGGAGATGAGATCCGTTTACAGCCCACGTTTATCTCAGATGGCTTCGCCTCGGCTGACTGAAGCAAGAACCGAAAGAAGTACAAGATCAAGTGGAAAAGGATTTGAAATAAAGCAGACTCCAAGTCCACGTCCATCCCCACTCGGTAAAAGCAGTCACAGTTCATCATCGTCTATGACCTGA